In the Ensifer adhaerens genome, one interval contains:
- a CDS encoding FUSC family protein, with protein sequence MSVLHVRTHLLEACRWATEAEVEAAEIAAAALGMAIPMLFAVIGGNLAPGLAAAIGGLIVGRIDVASGLRAHLRHQAEALAPAILAALLAVICAGRGWVTAAALVLLVAIAATLSGLSRAAAVAATRFTLFLMIVSAVATPTKALEMKEAIGLLALVTAGALWTSALSLVLARVVRRSRNTNAPASPLQPVPTPRQKYSRWLRSLATFAGWIYPARLSSGIAFAFALDVSWPGHHLHWIGLTLAILTQRQVELVPVKTTQRALGTAIGIMAAGILPRAGLTPWALVGAVAFLAGIRPLLRVKNYLGYSAVMTPLIILIVDAGRAPDNSWLFDRLIATLIGAALVVAINMLVLRLFSPHDHHKL encoded by the coding sequence ATGTCTGTGTTACACGTCCGCACGCACCTGCTGGAGGCATGCCGTTGGGCTACGGAGGCGGAAGTCGAAGCGGCGGAGATCGCTGCTGCCGCGCTAGGCATGGCCATCCCGATGCTGTTTGCGGTGATCGGCGGCAATCTCGCTCCGGGGCTGGCGGCGGCCATCGGCGGCCTCATCGTTGGCCGCATCGATGTCGCTTCCGGATTGCGGGCTCACTTGCGCCATCAGGCCGAGGCCCTCGCGCCCGCGATACTCGCGGCTCTTCTGGCCGTGATTTGTGCGGGCCGAGGATGGGTTACGGCCGCCGCCCTAGTTTTACTGGTGGCCATCGCCGCAACGCTGAGCGGCCTCAGTCGCGCTGCTGCTGTTGCCGCGACTCGCTTCACCCTGTTCCTAATGATCGTTAGCGCCGTCGCTACACCGACGAAAGCTCTCGAGATGAAGGAAGCTATCGGCCTTCTAGCGTTGGTCACTGCAGGCGCACTTTGGACTTCAGCGCTTAGTCTCGTCTTGGCGCGTGTCGTGCGCCGGAGTAGGAACACCAATGCTCCTGCGTCGCCATTGCAGCCGGTCCCGACCCCTCGCCAGAAGTATTCGCGGTGGCTGCGCTCGCTCGCAACCTTCGCCGGCTGGATTTACCCAGCTCGGCTATCGTCCGGCATCGCCTTCGCCTTTGCTCTCGATGTGAGTTGGCCTGGCCATCACCTTCACTGGATCGGCCTGACACTAGCGATTCTGACGCAGCGGCAGGTCGAGCTCGTGCCCGTCAAGACAACGCAGAGGGCACTCGGCACTGCGATTGGAATTATGGCGGCGGGAATCCTACCCCGCGCGGGACTTACCCCTTGGGCACTCGTAGGGGCTGTTGCTTTCCTGGCCGGTATCCGCCCCTTGCTGCGGGTCAAAAACTACCTTGGCTATTCGGCAGTGATGACACCGCTCATCATTCTCATCGTCGATGCTGGACGTGCTCCAGACAACAGCTGGCTGTTTGACCGGCTGATCGCAACTTTGATTGGCGCTGCGCTAGTCGTGGCAATCAACATGTTGGTATTGAGGCTCTTTTCGCCGCACGACCATCACAAACTGTAA
- a CDS encoding DUF4432 family protein, which produces MDIELQRRTADLRSVADIRLTSLEDGPGRGQRLLIARNAHGVAFEVAVDKGFDIAGLSFRGTNIGWHSPVQMAFPTHDPGSEEGWGFLRNFDGFMVTCGLDHYSRPLAVDVSHYQHPHVTTRTMPQHGRISTEKARLLGYGVDRETLDIVCEGSVRQASVFGETLELRRKITLPVFGSDLTVEDTVINHAFRPSDHAFMYHLNFGYPFLDDTLAIGGLPDPFLEELRAVPCKPNDDFAQKVDVVDSRITPHDSRVSLRNDRCGVTISLGYSQDSLPKLAVWRAYQSGVFALGIEPRTDLRPAHGTFLQPGESRSYSLVLGFASI; this is translated from the coding sequence ATGGATATAGAACTGCAACGGCGGACAGCAGACCTTAGGTCGGTGGCTGACATACGGCTCACATCTCTTGAGGATGGCCCGGGACGCGGCCAACGTCTCTTGATCGCGAGGAATGCGCATGGTGTGGCCTTTGAGGTCGCCGTTGACAAAGGTTTCGACATCGCAGGGTTATCCTTCCGCGGAACCAACATTGGCTGGCATTCCCCCGTGCAGATGGCCTTCCCGACACACGACCCAGGATCCGAGGAAGGATGGGGCTTCCTACGCAACTTCGACGGTTTCATGGTGACTTGCGGATTGGATCATTACAGCCGCCCGCTTGCAGTGGATGTCAGTCACTACCAACATCCGCACGTGACAACCAGAACCATGCCACAGCACGGCCGGATATCGACCGAAAAAGCTCGCCTGCTCGGCTATGGCGTGGATCGGGAAACGCTGGACATCGTATGTGAAGGTAGTGTCAGACAGGCGAGTGTTTTCGGCGAAACCTTGGAATTGCGGCGCAAGATCACCCTCCCTGTCTTCGGGTCCGACCTGACGGTCGAAGACACGGTGATTAACCACGCTTTCCGCCCTAGCGACCACGCATTCATGTATCACCTGAACTTCGGCTACCCATTTTTGGATGACACGCTTGCGATCGGAGGCCTGCCGGATCCGTTCTTGGAGGAGCTTCGGGCAGTGCCCTGCAAACCAAACGACGATTTTGCCCAGAAAGTGGATGTCGTGGATAGCCGCATCACACCTCACGATTCCCGTGTGTCGCTGCGGAACGACCGTTGTGGCGTGACGATTTCTCTTGGCTATAGCCAGGATTCGCTGCCAAAGCTTGCAGTATGGCGAGCATACCAATCTGGCGTGTTCGCGCTGGGCATAGAGCCCCGCACAGACCTTCGCCCCGCGCACGGAACGTTTCTTCAACCAGGTGAGAGCCGATCGTATTCACTAGTGCTTGGCTTTGCATCGATTTAG
- a CDS encoding M24 family metallopeptidase codes for MEDPERSRFPETKVNAHTMHLARLERLRAELRKVGCAGGLFYDPINIRYATGTSNMQVYSLHNPCRYVFVATDGPVVLFDFKGCGHLSRDYPAVDEARTAVPWYHFVTGPRVDEKVRLWASEIADLVMLYGRGDRRLAVDRLDPPGLRALEELGIRVVDGQAPANYAKVIKTEDEIVAIREAIHVCEEGMRRMDMAREPGITEMALWAHLHEANIELGGEWIETRLLNSGPRTNPWYQEASARVIQNGDMIAFDSDLIGPHGYSADISRSWIAGDRPPSDDQRRLYEAAFRQVHANIELFRPGVTYREIAEYANVLPSRYFERQNACVAHLQRISTRHA; via the coding sequence ATGGAAGACCCTGAACGTTCTCGCTTCCCAGAGACGAAAGTCAACGCTCATACAATGCACCTTGCGCGCCTGGAGCGTTTACGCGCTGAATTGCGAAAAGTCGGGTGCGCAGGCGGACTTTTCTACGATCCGATTAATATTCGTTACGCGACGGGCACATCTAACATGCAGGTCTATTCGCTGCACAATCCTTGCCGTTATGTTTTCGTAGCGACTGACGGACCTGTCGTACTTTTTGATTTCAAGGGCTGCGGCCATCTATCGCGTGACTACCCGGCTGTGGACGAGGCGAGAACGGCGGTGCCTTGGTATCACTTTGTCACCGGCCCGCGCGTTGACGAAAAAGTGCGTCTATGGGCGAGCGAAATAGCGGACCTCGTGATGCTTTACGGCCGGGGTGATCGCCGGCTCGCCGTCGATCGGCTCGATCCACCGGGGCTCCGCGCGTTGGAGGAATTGGGCATCCGCGTGGTCGACGGCCAAGCACCCGCCAATTACGCGAAAGTGATCAAGACGGAGGATGAGATCGTCGCGATAAGGGAGGCAATACACGTTTGCGAGGAAGGCATGCGCCGCATGGATATGGCTCGCGAACCGGGAATAACGGAGATGGCACTTTGGGCTCACCTCCATGAGGCCAACATAGAACTCGGTGGAGAATGGATTGAAACCCGCCTCTTGAATTCTGGGCCGCGGACAAATCCCTGGTACCAGGAAGCAAGCGCACGCGTCATTCAGAACGGAGACATGATCGCGTTCGACTCGGACCTCATTGGCCCGCATGGTTACTCTGCCGACATTTCACGCAGCTGGATTGCGGGCGATCGCCCCCCGTCGGACGATCAACGCCGGCTATACGAGGCCGCATTCCGGCAAGTGCATGCAAACATCGAGCTGTTCCGACCAGGTGTCACGTATCGCGAAATTGCTGAATATGCGAACGTTCTGCCGTCGCGCTACTTTGAACGGCAGAATGCCTGCGTCGCCCATTTGCAACGAATATCCACTCGTCATGCATAA
- a CDS encoding NUDIX hydrolase: protein MSFTEPAFPLREHQPVLTDLRHGSFKIQYAAICFRRVEALRGSIEILLITSRDTGRWVLPKGWPMRKKKPHEVARIEAWEEAGICGRAQKKVWGHYAYAKKLDSGKLVPAKVQVYLLDVAETTDDFPEREQRKRRWFTPHMAASAVIEPELRGLISKLEVRERKRATVAPFCQMECRRVWFRRNNGWI, encoded by the coding sequence ATGTCCTTCACTGAACCTGCGTTTCCCCTCAGGGAACACCAGCCTGTGCTGACGGATCTTCGGCATGGCTCCTTCAAAATCCAGTATGCCGCCATATGCTTCAGACGCGTCGAGGCGCTGCGGGGTTCTATAGAGATTCTGCTCATTACCAGTCGTGATACTGGACGGTGGGTGCTTCCGAAGGGCTGGCCGATGCGAAAGAAGAAACCGCATGAGGTCGCGCGAATTGAGGCGTGGGAAGAGGCCGGCATTTGCGGCCGGGCACAGAAAAAGGTCTGGGGCCACTACGCGTACGCGAAGAAGCTCGACAGCGGCAAACTCGTCCCGGCCAAGGTCCAAGTTTACCTTCTGGATGTCGCGGAGACCACTGATGACTTCCCGGAGCGAGAGCAACGCAAGCGGCGCTGGTTCACTCCACACATGGCAGCGTCCGCCGTTATCGAACCTGAACTGAGGGGGCTCATATCAAAATTGGAAGTACGGGAGCGCAAGCGGGCAACAGTGGCGCCTTTTTGCCAAATGGAATGCCGCCGCGTCTGGTTCAGGAGGAATAACGGATGGATATAG
- a CDS encoding MarR family winged helix-turn-helix transcriptional regulator, producing METSGRKEVLSILQAVQALARRLRTERPEGAVTLSALSILGTLNRLGPIPAIRLAAEERLQPQSLTRILASLEKGGHITRTRSAADRRQVTIALTEPGRRLLIEDIRVRRAWLESAIAAALSASERELLFAAADPMLKLAFHQTPLGEE from the coding sequence ATGGAGACAAGCGGTCGCAAGGAAGTTCTATCGATCTTACAGGCAGTGCAGGCGCTCGCGCGGCGGCTCAGGACGGAGCGCCCGGAAGGCGCGGTGACGTTATCTGCGCTTAGTATTCTCGGGACGCTCAACAGGCTGGGCCCGATCCCGGCCATACGTCTTGCGGCCGAGGAGCGCCTGCAGCCACAATCGCTTACGCGCATTTTGGCGAGCCTGGAGAAGGGCGGCCATATCACGAGAACCCGTAGCGCGGCTGACCGACGTCAAGTAACGATCGCGCTGACCGAGCCGGGACGTCGCCTTCTCATAGAAGATATTCGCGTCCGCAGGGCGTGGCTTGAAAGTGCTATCGCCGCTGCGTTAAGCGCATCCGAGCGTGAGCTCCTTTTCGCAGCGGCAGACCCCATGCTCAAGCTGGCATTCCATCAGACCCCGTTGGGCGAGGAGTAA
- a CDS encoding oligopeptide/dipeptide ABC transporter ATP-binding protein translates to MGNHFTPKNEIVETLIQCDKLTVAFGNVVRALDDVTLAIPRGSVTGLVGESGSGKTTLCRVLIALQRATAGGVTFAGEDLAELLRKDTLRYRRRVQMLLQDAAASLSPRMAVGKLLAEPLRIHKLPMAEHWPRVLKAFERLGLPKELLEKYPHQLSGGQARRVAIARALALQPELIIADEPTAGLDLSIRGELLNLMMELKKEYGLTYVIVSHDLNVIRRVTDRTAVMYLGQIIEEGVTSDLFQRPRHPYTAALLSARAVIDPALRQRRIVLKGEIPSPINPPSGCRFHTRCPYVQPMCRTDMPPLLTDGQGSYRCHFPLPGQSAETMKIASVPPTFCRSEKMLDPP, encoded by the coding sequence ATGGGCAATCACTTTACTCCTAAGAACGAAATAGTTGAGACGTTGATCCAGTGCGACAAGCTCACGGTCGCCTTCGGCAACGTCGTTCGTGCGCTTGACGACGTCACGCTCGCCATCCCTCGCGGATCCGTCACCGGGCTGGTGGGGGAATCCGGTTCTGGGAAAACCACCCTTTGTCGCGTTCTCATAGCGCTTCAGCGGGCAACAGCAGGCGGCGTCACATTTGCCGGGGAGGATTTGGCTGAACTGCTGCGAAAGGACACGCTCCGCTATCGGCGCCGCGTGCAAATGCTATTGCAGGATGCGGCGGCATCGCTTTCGCCGCGTATGGCTGTCGGGAAGTTGCTAGCCGAACCGTTGAGGATCCATAAACTGCCAATGGCAGAGCATTGGCCCCGAGTCTTAAAGGCCTTCGAGAGACTGGGTTTGCCGAAGGAGCTTCTCGAAAAATATCCCCATCAATTGTCAGGCGGCCAAGCTCGACGCGTTGCAATAGCCCGCGCCCTCGCGTTGCAGCCGGAGCTGATCATCGCTGATGAGCCTACTGCCGGGCTCGATCTCTCCATTCGGGGCGAGCTTCTCAATCTAATGATGGAGCTGAAGAAGGAATACGGGCTGACCTACGTGATCGTTAGTCACGACCTGAACGTAATCCGCCGTGTGACGGATCGAACTGCAGTGATGTATCTCGGGCAAATCATCGAGGAGGGGGTAACGTCGGATCTCTTCCAACGCCCTCGCCACCCCTACACCGCTGCGTTGCTCTCGGCCAGGGCGGTTATCGATCCCGCCCTCCGCCAGCGCAGGATCGTCCTAAAAGGTGAAATTCCAAGTCCGATAAATCCGCCTTCCGGTTGTCGGTTCCATACCCGGTGTCCGTACGTTCAGCCAATGTGCCGGACAGATATGCCTCCGCTGCTGACCGATGGGCAGGGGAGCTACAGGTGTCATTTCCCTCTTCCCGGGCAGAGTGCCGAGACGATGAAGATCGCGAGCGTGCCGCCCACCTTCTGCCGGTCCGAGAAGATGCTGGACCCGCCCTAA